Proteins encoded together in one Formosa sp. Hel3_A1_48 window:
- the truA gene encoding tRNA pseudouridine(38-40) synthase TruA, whose translation MRYFIEFSYNGTDYHGWQVQPNAVTVQSVLDNALTVLLKIPINTMGAGRTDTGVHATKMVAHFDYDLVIDAVDLVYKLNSFLPKTIAVHNIRSVKADAHARFDATQRTYYYKIATSKDVFSFATAFYYTKNLDLNLMNKASNILLDYSDFKCFSRAHSDVKTHICTIYEAHWTKNESELIFKISADRFLRNMVRAIVGTLLDVGNHKISLSDLHKIIQSKDRSNAGASAPAKGLYLSEIVYPDSVYDG comes from the coding sequence GTGAGATATTTCATAGAATTCTCTTATAATGGAACCGATTATCATGGTTGGCAGGTACAACCCAATGCCGTAACTGTGCAGTCAGTTTTGGATAATGCACTTACGGTTCTACTCAAGATTCCAATAAACACAATGGGGGCTGGACGAACCGATACTGGAGTACATGCCACTAAGATGGTTGCTCATTTTGACTATGATCTAGTTATTGATGCTGTTGACTTGGTTTATAAATTGAATTCTTTTTTACCTAAAACCATAGCGGTCCACAACATTAGATCAGTTAAAGCTGATGCTCATGCGCGATTCGATGCTACACAACGCACTTATTATTATAAAATAGCGACATCGAAAGATGTATTTAGCTTTGCTACGGCCTTTTATTATACCAAAAATTTAGACCTTAACCTTATGAACAAGGCTTCAAACATATTGTTGGATTATTCTGATTTCAAGTGTTTCTCGAGAGCACATTCAGACGTTAAAACACACATTTGTACGATTTACGAAGCCCACTGGACTAAGAATGAATCTGAGTTGATTTTTAAAATTAGCGCTGATCGATTTTTGAGAAATATGGTTCGCGCTATTGTAGGAACATTGCTTGATGTTGGTAATCATAAAATATCGCTATCCGATCTGCATAAGATTATACAGTCCAAAGATCGCTCTAATGCAGGAGCTTCGGCTCCTGCAAAGGGCTTGTATTTAAGTGAAATAGTTTACCCTGATTCAGTTTATGATGGCTAA
- a CDS encoding metallophosphoesterase family protein → MKKILLLSDTHGYIGEEIIKYVHQADEVWHAGDIGDLKVTDALKKIKPLRAVYGNIDNNQARLEFPLHQKFTLEGIKVWITHIGGYPNRYAKKVREDIYKHTPDLFISGHSHILKVMQDKKLKLLHMNPGAVGIHGFHKMRTMLRFEISDGTIQNLEVIEFKRIAQKNPE, encoded by the coding sequence ATGAAAAAAATATTACTCTTATCGGACACCCATGGTTATATTGGGGAGGAAATCATAAAATATGTTCATCAGGCAGATGAAGTGTGGCACGCTGGGGATATTGGAGACTTAAAAGTAACCGATGCACTCAAAAAAATAAAACCTCTTCGGGCTGTATATGGAAATATTGACAACAATCAAGCACGCTTAGAATTTCCACTCCATCAAAAATTTACCTTAGAGGGCATAAAGGTTTGGATTACGCACATCGGTGGGTATCCAAATCGATATGCAAAAAAAGTTCGTGAAGATATTTATAAGCACACACCAGATTTATTCATTTCTGGCCATTCGCATATTCTAAAAGTGATGCAAGACAAAAAACTAAAGTTATTGCACATGAATCCAGGTGCTGTTGGCATACATGGCTTTCATAAGATGCGTACCATGTTGCGCTTTGAAATTTCTGATGGAACTATTCAAAACTTGGAAGTCATAGAATTTAAACGAATTGCACAAAAAAACCCTGAATAA
- a CDS encoding DUF4293 domain-containing protein: MLQRIQTLYLLLSAVTTGVLSFLVPLWTISDNSLYAKDENVYLCLFLASALLSIIAVFSFKSRQSQFVFGRLNIILNLILLGLFVYRLLNLPGALENAEKGIGLFLPVISIVLLVLANKAIKKDEALVKSVDRLR, translated from the coding sequence ATGCTTCAAAGAATACAAACTTTATATCTTTTGTTGTCTGCTGTAACTACAGGAGTGCTTTCTTTTTTGGTTCCCCTTTGGACTATTTCAGACAATTCACTCTATGCAAAAGACGAAAATGTTTATTTATGCCTGTTTTTAGCTTCTGCTTTGTTGTCTATTATAGCTGTTTTTTCATTCAAATCTAGACAGAGCCAATTTGTTTTTGGCCGTCTTAATATCATATTAAACTTAATTTTACTAGGATTGTTTGTATATCGACTACTTAACTTACCTGGAGCATTAGAAAATGCTGAGAAAGGTATTGGGTTGTTTCTTCCTGTTATTTCTATCGTGTTATTGGTTTTAGCCAATAAAGCCATTAAAAAGGATGAAGCGCTCGTAAAATCTGTAGACCGATTGAGATAA